A stretch of Pseudolysobacter antarcticus DNA encodes these proteins:
- a CDS encoding 4Fe-4S dicluster domain-containing protein, translated as MTCLPQAPSGAKKLGLVIDLDICVGCHACAVACKEWNDGGEFGPLPDENKQQREPFGVWFNRVHTYDVENVATKQQMTVHFPRSCLHCETPDCVTVCPTGASYKRAEDGIVLIDEDKCIGCKLCSWACPYGAREYSEVRGTMQKCTLCVDRIYNETLAVEERQPACVLACPTHARHFGDLGDADSAVSQLVAAREGYALMPELGYQPVNRYLPPRPRRDQRNAVACKQEEKIDLEQLPPLLRWVDKLLSR; from the coding sequence ATGACCTGTTTGCCGCAAGCACCATCGGGCGCGAAAAAACTCGGCCTCGTGATCGACCTCGACATCTGCGTCGGTTGTCACGCCTGCGCGGTCGCATGCAAGGAATGGAACGACGGCGGCGAGTTCGGTCCACTGCCCGATGAGAACAAACAGCAACGCGAACCGTTCGGCGTCTGGTTCAATCGCGTACATACCTACGATGTGGAAAACGTCGCGACGAAGCAGCAGATGACGGTGCATTTTCCGCGCTCGTGCCTGCATTGCGAAACGCCGGATTGCGTCACCGTATGCCCGACCGGCGCAAGTTACAAACGCGCCGAAGATGGCATCGTGCTCATCGATGAAGACAAATGCATCGGCTGCAAACTGTGCTCGTGGGCGTGCCCGTACGGCGCGCGCGAATACAGCGAGGTGCGCGGCACGATGCAGAAATGTACGCTGTGCGTGGATCGCATCTACAACGAAACGCTCGCTGTCGAAGAACGCCAACCGGCCTGTGTGCTCGCGTGTCCGACGCACGCACGACACTTCGGCGATCTCGGCGATGCGGATTCTGCGGTGTCGCAACTCGTCGCCGCACGCGAGGGTTACGCACTGATGCCCGAGCTCGGTTATCAGCCGGTGAATCGTTATCTGCCGCCGCGGCCGCGACGTGATCAGCGCAACGCCGTTGCGTGCAAGCAGGAAGAAAAAATCGATCTCGAACAGTTGCCGCCGTTGCTGCGCTGGGTCGACAAATTGTTGTCGCGTTGA
- a CDS encoding helix-turn-helix transcriptional regulator has protein sequence MDRYERILTLHRLLKSARYPVAMTRLREELGCSRATIYRDVAFLRDALGAPIESDAETHAIHYSGDDADRFELPGLWLSSEELSALVALQELIGRTGPGILASALAPLRTRIERLMSDHSDGTALPLERIRVITSKARKIDEAVFRDVAGAVLRRQRLRFGYRARSTAQATQREVSPQRLTHYRDNWYLDAWDHSRDALRSFALDRINHSRILDVAAEDRNPAELDAHLADSYGIFSGKAKAWATIRFSPHAARWVADEHWHTQQQGQMLKDGSYELKLPYSNSKELLMDILKYGPDAEIIAPLPLREEMKILLQLAVGGYQ, from the coding sequence ATGGACCGTTACGAACGTATTCTCACGCTGCATCGCCTCCTCAAGTCGGCACGTTATCCGGTGGCGATGACGCGGCTGCGTGAAGAACTTGGTTGCTCGCGCGCGACGATTTATCGCGACGTCGCGTTCCTGCGCGATGCGCTCGGCGCGCCGATTGAATCCGACGCCGAAACGCATGCGATTCATTATTCAGGCGACGATGCCGATCGCTTTGAGCTGCCGGGTTTGTGGCTCAGCAGCGAGGAGTTGTCGGCGCTGGTCGCACTGCAGGAGCTGATCGGCCGCACCGGTCCGGGCATTCTTGCCAGCGCGCTCGCGCCGTTGCGCACGCGCATCGAGCGATTGATGTCGGATCACAGCGATGGCACCGCGCTGCCGCTGGAACGCATCCGCGTGATCACAAGCAAGGCGCGCAAGATCGACGAAGCGGTATTTCGCGATGTCGCCGGAGCGGTGTTGCGACGTCAGCGTTTGCGTTTCGGTTATCGCGCGCGTTCGACCGCACAGGCAACGCAGCGTGAGGTATCACCACAGCGCCTCACGCACTATCGCGACAACTGGTATCTGGATGCGTGGGATCACAGCCGCGATGCGTTGCGCAGTTTTGCGCTCGACCGGATCAATCATTCGCGGATTCTCGACGTCGCCGCGGAAGATCGTAATCCGGCCGAACTCGATGCTCATCTGGCCGACAGCTACGGCATTTTTTCGGGCAAGGCCAAGGCGTGGGCGACGATCCGTTTTTCGCCGCACGCGGCGCGCTGGGTGGCTGATGAGCATTGGCATACGCAGCAGCAGGGACAGATGCTCAAGGATGGCAGCTATGAATTGAAACTGCCGTACAGCAATTCGAAAGAGCTGCTGATGGATATTCTGAAATACGGCCCGGATGCCGAAATCATCGCGCCGCTGCCATTGCGTGAGGAGATGAAAATCCTGCTGCAACTCGCGGTCGGTGGCTATCAATAA
- a CDS encoding dimethyl sulfoxide reductase anchor subunit family protein: MHPALSVIFFTTASGAGYGLLFLLALACAINPAALSLHESLTMLALGLLFGSAGLLSSMLHLGHPERAWRAFSQWRSSWLSREGVVASFTYLPALLLGVLLSRNDTSITLRICAILLATCAVATVFCTARIYSSLKTIHAWHNGYVLPAYLLFALLSGASWNIAVCAWFSSALSVPALLTTMLLLLVSALLKLGYWHFIDTTRSASSAETATGLGQFGQVSSFERPHTEQNYLLKEMGFLLARKHAQRLRRLVLLLFAATFILLGVLLAISASLLASVLSTLAAITVSVGLLVERWLFFAEAKHLVTLYYDTRRR; the protein is encoded by the coding sequence ATGCATCCCGCACTCTCGGTCATTTTTTTCACCACCGCATCCGGCGCAGGTTACGGCTTGCTGTTTCTGCTGGCGTTGGCATGCGCGATCAATCCGGCGGCGCTTTCGTTGCACGAATCGCTGACGATGCTCGCGCTCGGCTTGCTATTCGGCAGCGCCGGATTGCTATCCTCGATGCTGCATCTGGGACACCCCGAACGGGCGTGGCGCGCGTTCTCGCAATGGCGCAGTTCGTGGCTTTCACGCGAGGGCGTAGTCGCCAGTTTCACCTACCTGCCAGCGCTATTATTGGGCGTATTGCTATCTCGCAATGACACGTCGATAACGCTGCGAATTTGCGCGATCCTGCTCGCTACATGCGCCGTCGCGACAGTGTTTTGCACCGCTCGAATCTACTCGTCGCTGAAGACGATTCACGCCTGGCACAACGGCTACGTGCTGCCCGCGTATCTGCTGTTTGCGCTGCTCAGCGGGGCGAGCTGGAATATTGCCGTTTGTGCCTGGTTCAGTTCGGCCTTATCCGTTCCGGCGCTGCTAACGACTATGCTGTTATTGCTGGTAAGCGCGCTATTGAAGCTCGGCTATTGGCATTTTATTGATACGACCCGCAGCGCCAGCAGCGCAGAAACGGCGACCGGCCTGGGCCAGTTTGGCCAAGTCAGCAGCTTCGAGCGTCCGCACACCGAGCAAAATTACTTGCTCAAGGAAATGGGTTTTTTGCTCGCGCGCAAACACGCGCAGCGCCTGCGCCGTCTGGTTTTGCTGTTGTTTGCCGCGACCTTCATCTTGCTTGGTGTGTTGCTGGCGATATCCGCAAGCCTGCTCGCGTCCGTGCTGTCGACTCTGGCGGCGATCACGGTTTCGGTCGGCCTGCTGGTCGAACGCTGGCTTTTTTTTGCCGAGGCCAAACACCTCGTGACGTTGTATTACGACACTCGTCGCCGCTGA
- the hemC gene encoding hydroxymethylbilane synthase has protein sequence MTTRLRIATRQSALALWQAEHVAARLRIAHVGMDVELVPMTTRGDQILDQPLSLIGGKGLFLKELEVAMLEGRADIAVHSLKDVPMDLEPGFALGAVLERADPFDAFVSNHYARLNELPQGARVGSSSLRRQAQMRAVRPDIELVDLRGNVNTRLAKLDAGDYDAIILACAGLERLGLAARIRSRLEAPDWLPAVAQGAIAVEYRSGDSVTAELLKVLDDAETHTCVAAERAMNRRLHGSCNVPIAGFCIHAESGLFLAGLVGDVSNGRLLRAEAQGAANDPEALGHQVAKLLQEKGADEMLAGR, from the coding sequence ATGACCACGCGCTTGCGTATCGCCACGCGCCAGAGCGCACTCGCGTTGTGGCAGGCCGAGCATGTCGCGGCGCGCTTGCGTATCGCCCATGTCGGAATGGACGTGGAACTCGTGCCGATGACTACGCGTGGTGATCAGATTCTCGATCAGCCGTTGTCACTGATCGGCGGCAAGGGACTTTTTCTCAAGGAGCTTGAAGTCGCGATGCTCGAAGGTCGCGCCGATATCGCGGTGCATTCGCTCAAGGATGTGCCGATGGATCTCGAGCCCGGATTCGCACTCGGCGCGGTGCTCGAACGCGCCGATCCGTTCGATGCATTTGTGAGCAATCATTACGCGCGCTTGAACGAGTTGCCGCAGGGTGCGCGCGTGGGTTCGTCGTCGTTGCGGCGCCAAGCGCAGATGCGCGCGGTGCGTCCCGATATCGAACTGGTCGATCTGCGCGGCAACGTCAATACGCGCCTGGCCAAACTCGATGCCGGCGATTACGACGCGATCATCCTTGCCTGTGCCGGACTCGAACGCCTTGGACTTGCCGCACGCATCCGCAGTCGGCTCGAAGCGCCGGACTGGCTGCCCGCGGTCGCGCAAGGTGCCATCGCGGTCGAATATCGCAGCGGCGATAGCGTAACCGCCGAATTGCTGAAGGTGCTCGATGACGCCGAAACGCATACCTGTGTTGCGGCCGAGCGCGCCATGAATCGGCGGTTGCACGGCAGCTGCAACGTGCCGATCGCCGGCTTTTGCATCCACGCCGAGTCAGGCCTGTTTCTCGCTGGCTTGGTCGGCGATGTGAGTAACGGCCGCCTGCTGCGCGCCGAAGCGCAAGGCGCGGCCAACGACCCCGAAGCGCTTGGGCATCAAGTCGCGAAACTGCTGCAGGAAAAAGGCGCGGACGAAATGCTCGCGGGGCGTTGA
- a CDS encoding sensor histidine kinase: MYKSAHTIAMDAPQWLPNFCSLPVLVAVAAVTELAVLLIVLAPSDEPREVLPRLGTTSVYAQWLALLCVVALCKLKPQLSRFAPMRGVLLAYSLIILIVALASELVFLIDQTLLLRLTLPAEFHLRFVVGSTALAALIAAAMLRYFFVLEQWRERVRAVARSQFDALQARIRPHFLFNSMNTIASLIRSDPVQAERSVEDLADLFRAALRSGERMGTLGDEFDLIRRYLAIEQLRLGARLQVDLQLDEMPLDLPLPPLLMQPLVENAIYHGIERLPQGGVLKIFGRRQAGMIEISIINPCPPEAPSARTHNGMALNNIRSRIEYHFGRRGTLETIRGAEQFICSLRLPDENPDR, from the coding sequence TTGTATAAATCTGCCCACACCATCGCGATGGATGCACCACAATGGCTGCCGAATTTTTGCAGCCTGCCGGTACTAGTGGCGGTAGCCGCGGTGACCGAACTCGCGGTGTTGCTGATCGTGCTCGCGCCGAGCGATGAACCTCGCGAAGTATTGCCACGACTCGGCACGACGAGCGTGTACGCGCAATGGCTGGCACTGTTGTGCGTGGTCGCGTTGTGCAAGCTCAAGCCGCAGCTTTCGCGGTTTGCGCCGATGCGTGGCGTGTTGCTTGCGTATAGCTTGATTATCCTGATCGTGGCGTTGGCTAGTGAGCTGGTGTTTCTGATCGATCAAACCTTGCTGCTGCGGCTCACTTTGCCGGCGGAATTCCATCTGCGTTTCGTCGTCGGCAGCACTGCGTTGGCGGCCTTGATCGCAGCGGCGATGTTGCGTTATTTCTTCGTCCTCGAACAATGGCGCGAGCGTGTGCGCGCGGTGGCGCGTTCGCAGTTCGATGCCTTGCAGGCGCGCATCCGTCCGCATTTTTTGTTCAACAGCATGAACACGATCGCGAGCTTGATTCGCAGCGATCCAGTGCAGGCCGAGCGCAGCGTCGAGGATCTCGCCGATCTGTTCCGCGCCGCGTTGCGCAGCGGCGAGCGCATGGGTACGCTCGGCGACGAGTTCGATTTGATCCGGCGTTATCTCGCGATCGAGCAACTGCGTCTCGGTGCGCGTTTGCAAGTCGATCTGCAGCTCGACGAAATGCCGCTCGATCTGCCGCTGCCACCGTTGCTGATGCAACCGCTGGTCGAGAACGCGATCTATCACGGCATCGAGCGTCTGCCGCAAGGTGGTGTCTTGAAAATTTTCGGACGACGCCAGGCCGGCATGATCGAGATCAGCATTATCAATCCGTGTCCGCCTGAAGCGCCGAGTGCGCGCACGCATAACGGCATGGCGCTCAACAATATCCGCAGCCGGATCGAGTACCATTTCGGTCGGCGCGGTACGCTCGAAACCATCCGCGGCGCCGAGCAATTTATCTGTAGCCTGCGGTTGCCTGATGAAAATCCTGATCGCTGA
- a CDS encoding LytR/AlgR family response regulator transcription factor, protein MKILIADDEPLARARLAALLHDCVAVEVVGEAGNGLETLQAAAALAPDLVLLDIRMPDMDGLEVARHLSALEKPPAIIFCTAYDEHALAAFEAHAIDYLLKPIRLERLQAALERARRFSATQTSAAAPAVVAGITRTHICARVRGNLVLVPVVDIDYLLAEDKYVLVRHRHGEVLIEEALKNMEDEFIERFVRIHRNCLVARDRMAGMTRASDGRIFVQVIGQETSLEVSRRNLPGLRKLVRTL, encoded by the coding sequence ATGAAAATCCTGATCGCTGACGATGAACCTCTCGCACGCGCGCGGCTTGCCGCGTTGCTGCACGATTGTGTGGCGGTCGAGGTCGTCGGCGAAGCCGGCAACGGCCTCGAAACCCTGCAGGCCGCCGCGGCGCTGGCGCCAGATCTGGTGTTGCTCGATATCCGCATGCCGGATATGGACGGGCTCGAAGTGGCGCGCCATCTGAGTGCGCTCGAAAAACCGCCGGCCATTATTTTTTGCACGGCCTACGACGAACACGCGTTGGCCGCGTTCGAAGCCCATGCGATCGATTATTTGCTCAAGCCGATTCGCCTCGAACGACTGCAGGCCGCGCTCGAACGCGCGCGGCGTTTCTCCGCAACGCAAACATCGGCAGCCGCGCCAGCCGTGGTGGCCGGCATCACGCGTACGCACATCTGCGCGCGCGTGCGCGGCAACCTCGTGCTGGTGCCGGTGGTCGACATCGACTATCTGCTGGCCGAAGATAAATATGTGCTGGTGCGTCATCGCCACGGCGAAGTCCTGATCGAAGAGGCGCTGAAAAATATGGAAGACGAATTCATTGAACGGTTTGTGCGCATCCATCGCAATTGCCTGGTCGCGCGCGACCGCATGGCCGGCATGACGCGCGCCAGCGACGGCCGGATTTTTGTCCAGGTAATCGGGCAGGAAACGTCGCTCGAAGTCAGCCGCCGCAACTTGCCCGGTTTGCGCAAACTGGTGCGCACGTTATGA
- a CDS encoding DUF481 domain-containing protein, translated as MKNTLLASAFLLALPLSAFADDTTPKGDWSGTGEAGLAIASGNTKSQNINAKIAFKKEDDQWKDNFYLTGVRNKASVVNATTGQSQYDTTANRFELGASAGYKLDERSYIVGAGRYEHDDFSPYRWQGIVSLGYGYTLLKTSTDELSFEVGPGYKRFNRADYTILDNSTPPAPLLVRGGVDDEIVGRGLVHYKHQLTETTAFEDTLLAEVGADNKFYQNDAGVAVKVSSKLALKVGYQVRHNTDVVGIGVKKTDQLLTTNLVYNF; from the coding sequence ATGAAAAATACACTTTTGGCATCTGCCTTTTTGCTGGCACTTCCGTTGAGCGCATTTGCCGACGATACCACCCCGAAAGGCGACTGGTCCGGCACCGGCGAAGCCGGCTTGGCGATTGCGAGCGGCAACACCAAATCACAGAATATCAATGCCAAGATCGCCTTCAAGAAAGAGGACGATCAGTGGAAAGACAACTTCTACCTGACCGGCGTACGCAACAAGGCCAGTGTGGTGAATGCCACGACCGGACAGAGCCAGTACGACACCACCGCAAACCGTTTCGAGCTCGGCGCGTCCGCCGGTTACAAGCTCGACGAGCGCAGCTACATCGTCGGTGCGGGCCGTTACGAGCATGACGATTTTTCGCCGTACCGCTGGCAGGGAATCGTCTCGCTCGGTTACGGCTACACGCTGCTGAAAACCTCGACGGATGAACTCTCGTTCGAAGTCGGCCCGGGTTACAAGCGCTTCAATCGCGCCGACTACACGATTCTCGACAACAGCACGCCGCCGGCGCCGCTGCTTGTGCGTGGTGGCGTCGATGACGAAATCGTCGGTCGCGGCCTCGTGCATTACAAACATCAGCTCACTGAAACCACGGCATTTGAAGACACCCTGCTCGCCGAAGTTGGCGCCGACAACAAGTTCTACCAGAACGATGCCGGTGTCGCGGTCAAGGTCAGCTCGAAGCTCGCGCTGAAGGTGGGTTATCAGGTGCGACACAATACCGACGTAGTCGGCATCGGCGTGAAGAAAACCGATCAGCTGTTGACCACTAATCTGGTCTACAACTTCTAA
- a CDS encoding molybdopterin oxidoreductase family protein, with translation MRFLSPPRASHSPSMPHADLKLDTPVGDTIKTTTCYMCACRCGIKVHIKDGRIRYIEGNRAHPVNKGVLCAKGSAGIMQHYSPARLRAPLKRIGKRGDGEFEEISWDEALAIATGWLGDIRKTDPDKLAFFTGRDQSQALTGWWAQAFGTVNYAAHGGFCSVNMAAGGLYSIGGSFWEFGEPDWEHSKYLLMFGVAEDHDSNPIKTGLGKLKTRGAKFVAINPVKTGYAAIADEWIGIRPATDGLFVGALIHELLRNDWVDFDYLVRYANAHWLVIMAPGATDDGMFVRDGEGRPLCFDRAAKQTTHASASGIQPAIVGEFILADGRRAMPAFQLLATRFLDAEYAPDAVTERCGISVETIKRIAAEIADVAFNQAIRLPVRWTDSSGVEHEEMLGRPVSFHAMRGIAAHSNGFHTCRMLHTLQLLLGAVDTPGSFRYQPPFPKPIPPANRPGRTRRDNGALDAAPLGFVHGPEDLVVDTNGNPRRLDKAFSWEFPLAAHGMLQSVIRNAWAGDPYPIDTLFLFMANMSWNSAMNTTQTMHMLTDQHANGEYKIPHIIYSDAYTSEMVAYADLILPDTTYLERHDCISLLDRPISDADGAADSIRQPVFAPDRDVRPFQDVLLDLGARLQLPGIVDDFGVAKYPGGFPEYMVKHERAPGIGLLAGWRGIAADKRGIGEPNPEQLKRYIDNGCFWHHEIPESARYYKMANRDYLAWSKSLGFIGSTDPIVLQLYSETLQKFRLAALGHGAQQPPEKDRARVARYFDPLPFWYEPFEWSGIDQNKFPLSALTQRPMFMYHSWGSQNAWLRQIATRNWLHLHPSTAALHGIVDEDWLIVESHHGRIEVQAKLHAGVEPNTVWTWNAIGKRRGAWKLSDDAPEHAPGFLLNHVISDVLPDLTYANADPITGQAAWFDLRVRIEKAPPRDEESRTIDTSIGSSMAHTKNRPSATT, from the coding sequence ATGCGCTTTCTGTCGCCACCACGCGCAAGCCATTCGCCATCGATGCCGCACGCTGATCTCAAACTCGATACGCCGGTCGGCGACACGATCAAGACTACGACGTGCTACATGTGCGCGTGCCGCTGCGGCATCAAGGTGCATATCAAGGATGGCCGCATTCGCTATATCGAAGGCAATCGCGCGCACCCGGTCAACAAGGGCGTGCTGTGCGCGAAAGGTTCGGCCGGCATCATGCAGCATTATTCGCCGGCGCGATTGCGCGCTCCGCTCAAGCGCATCGGTAAACGTGGCGATGGTGAGTTCGAGGAAATCTCGTGGGACGAAGCGCTCGCCATCGCCACCGGCTGGCTCGGCGACATCCGCAAAACCGATCCCGACAAACTCGCCTTTTTTACCGGACGCGATCAATCGCAAGCCTTGACCGGCTGGTGGGCGCAGGCCTTCGGCACAGTCAATTACGCCGCGCACGGCGGCTTCTGTTCGGTCAACATGGCGGCCGGCGGGCTGTACAGCATCGGCGGGAGTTTCTGGGAATTCGGCGAACCAGATTGGGAGCACAGCAAATATTTGCTGATGTTCGGCGTCGCCGAAGATCACGATTCCAACCCGATCAAGACCGGCCTCGGCAAACTCAAGACACGCGGCGCAAAGTTCGTCGCGATCAATCCAGTCAAGACCGGTTACGCCGCAATCGCCGATGAGTGGATTGGCATTCGACCCGCCACCGATGGTTTGTTTGTCGGCGCATTGATCCACGAATTGCTGCGCAACGACTGGGTCGATTTCGATTATCTCGTGCGCTACGCCAATGCGCACTGGCTCGTGATCATGGCGCCCGGTGCGACCGACGATGGCATGTTCGTGCGTGATGGCGAAGGCCGACCATTGTGTTTCGATCGCGCCGCGAAACAGACAACGCACGCCTCGGCCAGCGGCATCCAGCCCGCGATTGTTGGCGAATTCATTCTGGCCGATGGCCGTCGCGCCATGCCTGCGTTCCAATTGCTCGCCACGCGTTTTCTCGATGCGGAATACGCGCCCGACGCGGTGACCGAACGCTGCGGCATCAGCGTGGAAACGATCAAGCGCATCGCCGCCGAAATCGCCGATGTCGCGTTCAATCAGGCGATTCGTTTGCCGGTGCGCTGGACCGATAGCAGCGGTGTCGAACATGAAGAAATGCTCGGCCGCCCCGTGTCGTTTCATGCGATGCGCGGCATCGCGGCGCACAGCAACGGCTTCCATACGTGTCGCATGCTGCATACCTTGCAACTGTTGCTCGGCGCAGTCGATACGCCGGGCAGTTTTCGTTATCAGCCGCCGTTTCCGAAACCGATTCCGCCAGCAAATCGCCCGGGCCGCACGCGGCGCGACAACGGCGCGCTCGATGCTGCACCGCTCGGATTTGTGCATGGCCCGGAAGATCTGGTGGTCGATACCAACGGCAATCCGCGGCGGCTCGACAAGGCGTTTTCATGGGAATTTCCACTCGCCGCGCACGGCATGTTGCAGTCGGTGATTCGCAATGCGTGGGCTGGTGATCCGTATCCGATCGACACGCTGTTTTTGTTCATGGCCAACATGAGCTGGAACTCGGCGATGAACACGACCCAGACGATGCACATGCTCACCGACCAGCATGCGAACGGTGAATACAAGATTCCGCACATTATTTATTCGGACGCTTATACGTCCGAAATGGTCGCCTACGCCGATCTGATTTTGCCCGACACAACCTATCTCGAACGACACGATTGCATCTCGCTGCTGGATCGTCCGATCTCGGATGCGGATGGCGCGGCGGATTCAATTCGCCAGCCGGTGTTCGCGCCGGATCGCGACGTGCGCCCGTTCCAGGATGTGCTGCTCGATCTCGGCGCACGCCTGCAATTGCCGGGCATAGTCGATGATTTTGGTGTCGCGAAATATCCGGGCGGTTTCCCCGAATACATGGTCAAGCACGAGCGTGCGCCGGGCATCGGCCTGCTCGCGGGCTGGCGCGGCATCGCCGCCGACAAGCGCGGCATCGGCGAACCGAATCCCGAGCAACTCAAACGCTACATCGACAACGGCTGTTTCTGGCATCACGAAATTCCGGAGTCGGCGCGCTATTACAAGATGGCCAATCGCGATTATCTGGCGTGGTCGAAAAGCCTCGGATTTATCGGTTCGACCGATCCGATTGTGTTGCAGTTGTATTCCGAAACCTTGCAAAAATTTCGTCTCGCCGCGCTCGGCCACGGCGCGCAGCAACCGCCGGAAAAAGATCGTGCGCGCGTCGCACGCTATTTCGATCCGCTGCCGTTCTGGTACGAACCGTTCGAGTGGAGCGGCATCGACCAGAACAAATTTCCGCTGTCCGCGCTGACCCAGCGACCGATGTTCATGTACCACAGCTGGGGTTCGCAAAATGCGTGGCTGCGGCAGATCGCGACACGCAACTGGCTGCATCTGCATCCGAGCACGGCCGCATTGCACGGCATCGTCGATGAGGATTGGCTGATCGTCGAATCGCATCACGGCCGCATCGAAGTTCAAGCAAAATTGCATGCCGGCGTCGAGCCGAATACCGTGTGGACATGGAACGCGATCGGCAAGCGCCGCGGGGCGTGGAAACTCAGCGATGACGCGCCGGAACATGCGCCGGGTTTCTTGCTCAATCACGTGATTTCGGATGTTCTGCCCGATCTCACGTATGCGAATGCTGATCCGATTACCGGGCAGGCGGCGTGGTTCGATCTGCGTGTGCGCATCGAGAAGGCGCCGCCGCGTGACGAAGAATCACGAACGATAGACACGTCGATCGGCAGCTCGATGGCGCATACAAAAAATCGACCGAGCGCAACAACATGA